A single region of the Streptomyces sp. NBC_01381 genome encodes:
- a CDS encoding LacI family DNA-binding transcriptional regulator: protein MKDIARRAGVSESAVSFALNDRPGVSDVTRDRVRRVAEQLGWRPSTAARALSGEGSATVGLVVARPAGTLGVDSFFLQLISGIQEVLAERHLGLLFQVVEDVAAECAVYQRWWAEHRVDGVLVVDPRTDDPRPALLDELGLPAVVTGGAPDPDAAHPGLSTVWADDAGAMATVVDHLYGLGHRRIVHIAGLPGLAHTERRIRTLRSEAGRRDLSEVRSVTTDYSDAEGAAVTRRVLGAASPPTALVYDNDVMAVAGVAAASSLGFSVPGDVSVVAWEDSALCRMVHPWLTALSRDTVSFGRTAARELLALIDGEPAATVQVPLPRLIERESTGGVGGG from the coding sequence ATGAAGGACATCGCACGCCGCGCCGGAGTCTCCGAGAGCGCCGTCTCCTTCGCGCTCAACGACCGGCCCGGAGTCTCCGACGTCACCCGCGACCGTGTCCGCAGGGTCGCCGAGCAGCTGGGCTGGCGGCCGAGCACGGCGGCGCGCGCACTGTCGGGTGAGGGCTCGGCGACGGTGGGACTCGTGGTGGCACGGCCCGCGGGGACGCTCGGCGTCGACTCGTTCTTCCTGCAGCTGATCTCGGGCATCCAGGAAGTCCTGGCGGAGCGTCACCTGGGCCTGCTCTTCCAGGTGGTGGAGGACGTGGCCGCCGAGTGCGCGGTCTATCAGCGGTGGTGGGCCGAGCACCGCGTTGACGGCGTCCTGGTCGTGGACCCGCGCACGGACGATCCGCGCCCGGCGCTCCTCGACGAGCTGGGTCTTCCGGCCGTGGTGACGGGAGGAGCGCCGGATCCGGACGCGGCGCATCCGGGGCTCTCCACGGTCTGGGCGGACGACGCTGGAGCGATGGCGACCGTCGTGGACCATCTGTACGGCCTCGGGCATCGTCGCATCGTGCACATCGCGGGCCTTCCCGGCCTCGCGCACACGGAGCGGCGGATCCGTACGCTGCGGTCGGAGGCGGGGCGCCGGGACCTGTCCGAGGTCCGCTCGGTGACCACCGACTACTCCGACGCGGAGGGCGCGGCCGTGACGCGGCGGGTGCTCGGCGCCGCGTCGCCGCCGACGGCGCTCGTGTACGACAACGACGTGATGGCGGTGGCGGGGGTCGCCGCGGCTTCGTCCCTCGGCTTCAGTGTGCCCGGGGATGTGTCGGTGGTGGCATGGGAGGACTCGGCGCTGTGCCGGATGGTGCACCCGTGGCTGACGGCGCTGTCGCGCGACACGGTGTCCTTCGGGCGGACGGCGGCGCGGGAGTTGCTCGCGCTGATCGACGGTGAGCCTGCGGCCACTGTGCAGGTGCCGTTGCCTCGGCTGA
- a CDS encoding extracellular solute-binding protein has translation MRISRHPRIHRRAVAAAAAIAVLLPLSACGDGGEGGGSKDASGKIEGEITFQSWNLKANFKSYFEGVVDGFEKKYPDTKVNWVDQPGEGYADKISADAAAGTLPDVVNVSPDLVAPLAKAGLALDLDKAAGKYEKEYLPGAWQSHQIPGTEGTYAFPWYLNTGPLFYNKRLFKDAGLDADKPPKTFDELFEASLQMSEKSKGKTATLANIPAIEDFGRYGVPLMDKEGTKFTFNGPKGVELLKKYKELYDAKALDGQALNATPESTGKKFLTEAVAMNPGSALDLGKFKKEAPGLYKNIGITPQITNNGKDNMYVMGVMVNTRTKHTPAAVAFAHYVTDAQHQMSFAKKVAIFPSTQGSLDDPYFTKQDGTDDTRVRIAAAKSIKTAVNYTPVQFSEQMKIELRNSVGKALQGKESPQEALDNAVKNCDRLLKQS, from the coding sequence GTGCGCATCTCCCGTCATCCCCGCATCCACCGAAGGGCAGTCGCCGCTGCCGCCGCCATCGCCGTGCTCCTGCCGCTGAGCGCCTGCGGGGACGGGGGCGAAGGGGGCGGATCGAAGGACGCCTCCGGCAAGATCGAGGGCGAGATCACCTTCCAGTCCTGGAATCTGAAGGCCAACTTCAAGTCGTACTTCGAGGGCGTCGTCGACGGCTTCGAGAAGAAGTACCCGGACACGAAGGTGAATTGGGTCGACCAGCCCGGCGAGGGCTACGCCGACAAGATCAGTGCCGACGCCGCCGCGGGCACCCTCCCCGACGTCGTGAACGTCTCGCCCGACCTGGTGGCCCCGCTAGCCAAGGCGGGCCTCGCACTCGACCTCGACAAGGCCGCGGGCAAGTACGAGAAGGAGTACCTGCCGGGCGCGTGGCAGAGCCACCAGATACCGGGCACGGAGGGGACGTACGCCTTCCCCTGGTATCTGAACACCGGGCCGCTCTTCTACAACAAGCGGCTCTTCAAGGACGCCGGGCTCGACGCCGACAAGCCGCCGAAGACGTTCGACGAACTCTTCGAAGCCTCCCTGCAGATGTCGGAGAAGAGCAAGGGCAAGACCGCCACGCTCGCCAACATCCCCGCCATCGAGGACTTCGGGCGCTACGGCGTACCGCTGATGGACAAGGAAGGGACCAAGTTCACCTTCAACGGCCCCAAGGGGGTCGAACTCCTCAAGAAGTACAAGGAGTTGTACGACGCGAAGGCCCTTGACGGGCAGGCGCTGAACGCGACGCCCGAGTCCACGGGCAAGAAGTTCCTCACCGAGGCCGTCGCCATGAACCCCGGAAGCGCCCTGGACCTCGGCAAGTTCAAGAAGGAAGCGCCCGGTCTCTACAAGAACATCGGGATCACCCCGCAGATCACCAACAACGGCAAGGACAACATGTACGTGATGGGGGTGATGGTGAACACCCGCACCAAGCACACGCCCGCCGCCGTCGCCTTCGCGCACTACGTCACGGACGCGCAGCATCAGATGTCCTTCGCCAAGAAGGTCGCGATCTTCCCCAGTACGCAAGGCTCGCTCGACGACCCGTACTTCACCAAGCAGGACGGTACGGACGACACGCGCGTGCGGATCGCCGCCGCCAAGTCCATCAAGACCGCGGTGAATTACACGCCGGTGCAGTTCAGCGAGCAGATGAAGATCGAGCTGCGCAACAGCGTCGGCAAGGCCCTGCAGGGCAAGGAGAGCCCCCAAGAAGCGCTTGACAACGCTGTCAAGAACTGTGACCGGTTGCTGAAGCAGAGCTGA
- a CDS encoding carbohydrate ABC transporter permease yields the protein MKSSSAATAPRPAPSRGRIRRQLPSSPWLFAAPGLAIVGIFILYPFVSTVINSFTDKRTLIPGEYVGLDNFRELLHDEMFWIGLRNSTLYVVGVVPALVLLPLLLAMLVQKHIPGITFFRSAFYTPVVASVVVVGLIWVWMLDERGLVNAVLEAVGVGKVGFLSDQWLLLLSAMAVTVWKGLGYYMIIYLAALANVPRELHEAASVDGAGAVRRFFTVTVPAVRSTMVLVAALSSVAAFKVFSEVYLMAGPNGGPAGEDTTLVMLVQRVGTGLTGRVGYASAISVVVFVVTVALMLLVLRADRKEDA from the coding sequence ATGAAAAGCTCAAGCGCCGCCACCGCGCCACGCCCGGCACCGTCCCGCGGTCGCATCCGGCGTCAACTGCCGTCCAGCCCCTGGCTGTTCGCCGCACCTGGACTCGCGATCGTGGGGATCTTCATCCTCTATCCGTTCGTCAGCACGGTCATCAACTCCTTCACCGACAAACGGACCCTGATCCCGGGGGAGTACGTCGGCCTGGACAACTTCCGTGAGCTGCTGCACGACGAGATGTTCTGGATCGGCCTGCGCAACAGCACGCTGTACGTCGTCGGGGTCGTCCCCGCGCTCGTCCTGCTGCCCCTGCTGCTCGCGATGCTCGTCCAGAAGCACATCCCCGGCATCACCTTCTTCCGGTCCGCCTTCTACACGCCGGTGGTCGCGTCCGTCGTCGTGGTGGGCCTGATCTGGGTGTGGATGCTGGATGAACGGGGCCTGGTCAACGCGGTGCTGGAAGCCGTGGGCGTCGGCAAGGTCGGCTTCCTCAGCGACCAGTGGCTGCTGCTGCTCAGCGCCATGGCGGTCACGGTCTGGAAGGGCCTCGGCTACTACATGATCATTTATCTCGCGGCGCTCGCCAACGTCCCCCGCGAGCTCCACGAGGCGGCGTCGGTGGACGGCGCCGGAGCGGTCCGCCGCTTCTTCACCGTCACCGTGCCCGCCGTGCGCTCCACGATGGTCCTGGTCGCCGCGCTGTCCTCGGTCGCCGCCTTCAAGGTGTTCTCCGAGGTCTATCTGATGGCAGGACCCAACGGCGGTCCCGCGGGCGAGGACACGACGCTCGTGATGCTGGTGCAGCGCGTCGGCACCGGCCTCACCGGCCGCGTCGGCTACGCCTCGGCCATCTCCGTCGTCGTCTTCGTCGTCACCGTCGCGCTGATGCTGCTCGTGCTGCGGGCGGACCGGAAGGAGGACGCGTGA
- a CDS encoding carbohydrate ABC transporter permease, with the protein MSIATDARKTEQPARTGEKPRKKGTRRGRITDENGRRMPVWEIVLRYALLLGVLALMIGPFLWQLSTSLKGPHENIFSSPPKFLPSEPTLHNYERVADTIPVWDYALNSLKVATANVVTNCVGATLAGYALARLRYRGRKVATLVFILAMLVPVEGIIIAQFTTMRELGLNNTLIGVLLPGCISALNVLLMRNAFLNLPYEVEEAAYVDGANVWQRFSRIALPAVKGTLAVVAIFAFMGAWDDFLWPLIVLSDPDRFTLTIGLNYLHGTFANDERLVAAGTVIAVLPLIALFACLQRYFFRGVGEGAVKG; encoded by the coding sequence GTGAGCATCGCGACCGACGCACGCAAGACCGAGCAGCCGGCGCGGACCGGCGAGAAGCCCCGCAAGAAGGGCACCCGGCGGGGGCGGATCACCGACGAGAACGGCCGCCGGATGCCGGTGTGGGAGATCGTCCTGCGCTACGCACTCCTGCTCGGCGTACTCGCGCTGATGATCGGCCCGTTCCTGTGGCAGCTGTCCACGTCCCTGAAGGGACCGCACGAGAACATCTTCAGCTCGCCCCCGAAATTCCTGCCGTCCGAGCCGACCCTCCACAACTACGAGCGCGTCGCCGACACCATCCCCGTCTGGGACTACGCCCTCAACTCCCTGAAGGTGGCCACCGCCAACGTGGTGACCAACTGCGTGGGCGCCACCCTCGCCGGCTACGCCCTCGCCCGCCTCCGCTACCGCGGCCGCAAGGTCGCCACCCTCGTCTTCATCCTCGCCATGCTGGTGCCGGTGGAGGGCATCATCATCGCCCAGTTCACGACCATGCGGGAGCTGGGCCTGAACAACACCCTCATCGGCGTACTCCTGCCCGGCTGCATCTCGGCGCTCAATGTGCTGCTCATGCGCAACGCGTTCCTCAATCTGCCGTACGAGGTCGAAGAGGCGGCCTACGTCGACGGCGCGAACGTATGGCAGCGGTTCTCCCGGATCGCCCTGCCCGCGGTCAAGGGAACCCTCGCCGTGGTCGCGATCTTCGCCTTCATGGGCGCCTGGGACGACTTCCTCTGGCCGCTGATCGTGCTGAGCGACCCGGACCGGTTCACCCTGACCATCGGCCTGAACTATCTGCACGGCACCTTCGCCAACGACGAACGGCTCGTCGCGGCGGGCACGGTCATCGCCGTCCTGCCGCTGATCGCTCTCTTCGCCTGTCTGCAGCGGTACTTCTTCCGCGGGGTGGGCGAAGGGGCGGTCAAAGGCTGA
- a CDS encoding glycosyl hydrolase gives MPRTPSDVVRFGANYTPSQGWFHHWLDFDLDAVRADLDSIAALGLDHIRVFPIWPYFQPNRTLIRPRAVEQLVALADAAAERGLDVNVDGLQGHLSSFDFLPAWTQTWHRRNIFTDPDVVAGQAEYLRTLAAALADRPNFIGMTIGNEVNQFSAGPHPDPDRITEEQAEAWLTRVLAACEEGAPGKLHLHAEYDAAWYQDDQPFTPAQAARLGGATAVHSWVFNGTAQRHGREGVATAHHAAYMIELSKAWADDPHRPVWLQEVGAPAPLIPAEHAAAFTEATVAAALDCADVWGVTWWCSHDVSRSLADFPELEYSLGLLTNDGRVKPGGAALARIAKEWRGRGQAPAPRTTAVVVDGAVSRRSECAPGGVAFEAFARLVADGVRPAVVLAGRVGDAEHLAARGITEVVSPGEVS, from the coding sequence ATGCCTCGCACGCCTTCTGACGTGGTGCGCTTCGGCGCCAACTACACGCCGAGCCAAGGGTGGTTCCACCACTGGCTCGACTTCGACCTCGACGCCGTGCGCGCCGACCTCGACTCGATCGCCGCGCTCGGCCTCGACCACATCCGGGTCTTCCCCATCTGGCCGTACTTCCAGCCCAACCGCACCCTGATCAGGCCGCGCGCCGTCGAGCAGCTGGTCGCGCTCGCGGACGCCGCCGCCGAGCGCGGACTCGACGTCAACGTCGACGGACTGCAGGGCCATCTGTCGAGCTTCGACTTCCTGCCCGCGTGGACGCAGACCTGGCACCGGCGGAACATCTTCACCGATCCGGACGTGGTGGCGGGGCAGGCCGAGTATCTGCGCACGCTCGCCGCGGCGCTCGCCGACCGGCCGAACTTCATCGGCATGACCATCGGCAACGAGGTCAACCAGTTCTCGGCGGGGCCGCATCCCGACCCGGACAGGATCACCGAGGAGCAGGCGGAGGCGTGGCTGACGCGGGTGCTCGCCGCGTGCGAGGAGGGCGCCCCCGGCAAGCTGCATCTGCATGCCGAGTACGACGCCGCCTGGTACCAGGACGACCAGCCCTTCACCCCGGCGCAGGCGGCCCGGCTTGGGGGCGCGACCGCCGTGCACTCCTGGGTGTTCAACGGGACGGCGCAGCGGCATGGGCGGGAGGGGGTGGCCACCGCGCACCACGCCGCGTACATGATCGAACTGTCCAAGGCGTGGGCGGACGATCCGCACCGTCCCGTCTGGCTCCAGGAGGTCGGGGCGCCCGCGCCCCTCATCCCGGCCGAGCACGCGGCCGCCTTCACCGAGGCGACGGTGGCGGCGGCGCTGGACTGTGCCGATGTGTGGGGCGTGACGTGGTGGTGCTCCCACGACGTGTCGCGGTCGCTGGCGGACTTTCCCGAACTCGAGTACAGCCTGGGTCTGTTGACCAATGACGGGCGGGTGAAGCCGGGGGGTGCGGCGTTGGCGCGGATCGCCAAGGAGTGGCGGGGGCGGGGGCAGGCGCCGGCGCCTCGGACGACTGCGGTGGTCGTGGATGGTGCCGTCTCCCGGCGCTCGGAGTGTGCGCCGGGAGGGGTGGCGTTCGAGGCGTTCGCTCGCCTCGTGGCGGATGGGGTGCGCCCCGCGGTGGTCCTCGCCGGACGGGTGGGGGATGCGGAGCATCTCGCCGCGCGGGGCATTACGGAGGTCGTGTCGCCGGGGGAGGTGAGCTAG
- a CDS encoding glycoside hydrolase family 38 C-terminal domain-containing protein: protein MHDDRTLIEARLKRVLDERIRPAVYPESVPLDVAVWTAPGEPVPVAEGLAAAPEPTTVGARWGAPWATSWFRVTGTVPQEWAGKTVEAILDLGFDENMPGFQCEGLVYCPDGTPVKGLNPRNQWVRIAAPATGGEDVQLHIEAASNPVILDYHPFLPTQLGDKETAGSEPQYQLARMDLAVFDETVWQLVIDLEVLGELMRELPEDSGRRYAIVRAIGRALDAVDLQDVNGSAPAARAELEGVLATPAEPSAHRISAVGHAHIDSAWLWPLRETVRKVARTTSNMTALIEDEPDFVFAMSQAQQWAWVKEHRPEVWAKVKKAVADGRFVPAGGMWVESDTNMPGSEAMARQFVYGKRFFLDEFGVENDEAWLPDTFGFAAGLPQIIKAAGSKWLLTQKISWSQTNRFPHHTFNWEGIDGTRIFTHFPPVDTYNCSMKGSEIAHAAKNFKDKGVARHSLAPTGWGDGGGGTTREMIAKAGRLRNLEGSATVEWETPAAFFEKAEAEYPNAPVWVGELYLELHRATLTSQAGTKQGNRRSEHLLREAELWAATAAVRDAEFAYPYEQLDRIWKTVLLHQFHDILPGSSIAWVHREARATYAAVADELNGIIDAAQRALAGDGGTGTLVFNSTPHTRDGVPAGGARPALVDGQSSIASRANGGYVLDNGLLRVEIDARGLIVSAYDIAADRETVAPGQVANLPQIHADFPNMWDAWDVDEFYRNTVTDLTDADEVVPGDDGASVRVVRAFGDSKLTQVLSLAPGATRLDIDTEVDWHETEKFLKLAFPLDIHAERYASETQFGHFYRATHTNTSWEAAKFEACNHRFVHMEEPGWGVALVNDSTYGHDVTRTVREPDAGTTTTVRVSLLRAPRFPDPETDQGVHRFRHALVPGAAIGDAVREGYRINLPERRIAGGAEVAPLVTVDNDAVVVTAVKLADDGSGDVVVRFHESRGGRARATLTAGFGIGSVTVTDLLERPLADAPSPERVGEGVAVRLRPFELVTLRLTRA from the coding sequence ATGCACGACGACCGCACCCTCATCGAAGCCCGCCTCAAGCGCGTCCTCGACGAGCGCATCCGCCCCGCCGTATACCCGGAATCCGTCCCCCTGGACGTAGCCGTATGGACCGCCCCGGGCGAGCCCGTCCCCGTAGCCGAAGGCCTCGCCGCCGCCCCCGAGCCGACCACCGTCGGCGCCCGCTGGGGCGCCCCCTGGGCCACCAGCTGGTTCCGGGTGACCGGCACCGTCCCCCAGGAGTGGGCCGGGAAGACCGTCGAGGCAATCCTCGACCTCGGCTTCGACGAGAACATGCCCGGCTTCCAGTGCGAAGGCCTCGTCTACTGCCCCGACGGCACCCCGGTGAAGGGCCTCAACCCCCGCAACCAGTGGGTCAGGATCGCCGCCCCGGCGACCGGCGGCGAAGACGTCCAGCTGCACATCGAGGCCGCGTCCAACCCCGTCATCCTCGACTACCACCCCTTCCTGCCCACCCAGCTCGGCGACAAGGAGACGGCCGGCAGCGAGCCCCAGTACCAGCTCGCCCGCATGGACCTCGCCGTCTTCGACGAGACGGTGTGGCAGCTCGTCATCGACCTCGAAGTGCTCGGCGAGCTCATGCGGGAGCTGCCCGAGGACTCCGGGCGGCGCTACGCGATCGTGCGCGCCATCGGCCGCGCCCTCGACGCCGTCGACCTCCAGGACGTCAACGGCAGCGCACCCGCCGCCCGCGCCGAACTCGAAGGCGTCCTCGCCACCCCCGCCGAGCCGTCCGCGCACCGCATCAGCGCCGTCGGCCACGCGCACATCGATTCCGCGTGGCTGTGGCCGCTGCGCGAGACGGTGCGGAAGGTCGCCCGTACGACCTCCAACATGACCGCGCTCATCGAGGACGAACCGGACTTCGTCTTCGCCATGTCGCAGGCGCAGCAGTGGGCGTGGGTGAAGGAGCACCGGCCCGAGGTGTGGGCGAAGGTCAAGAAGGCCGTCGCCGACGGGCGGTTCGTGCCGGCCGGCGGCATGTGGGTCGAGTCGGACACGAACATGCCGGGCTCGGAGGCGATGGCCCGTCAGTTCGTGTACGGCAAGCGGTTCTTCCTCGACGAGTTCGGCGTCGAGAACGACGAGGCCTGGCTGCCGGACACCTTCGGGTTCGCGGCCGGGCTTCCGCAGATCATCAAGGCCGCGGGCTCCAAGTGGCTGCTCACGCAGAAGATCTCCTGGTCGCAGACCAACCGCTTCCCGCACCACACCTTCAACTGGGAGGGCATCGACGGGACCCGGATCTTCACCCACTTCCCGCCCGTCGATACGTACAACTGCTCCATGAAGGGCAGCGAGATCGCCCACGCGGCGAAGAACTTCAAGGACAAGGGTGTTGCCCGGCACTCGCTCGCGCCCACCGGCTGGGGTGACGGAGGCGGTGGCACCACGCGCGAGATGATCGCGAAGGCGGGACGGCTGCGGAACCTGGAGGGCTCGGCGACCGTCGAGTGGGAGACCCCCGCGGCCTTCTTCGAGAAGGCGGAGGCCGAGTACCCGAACGCACCTGTCTGGGTCGGCGAGTTGTACCTCGAACTGCACCGTGCCACCCTCACCAGCCAGGCCGGCACCAAGCAGGGCAACCGCCGCAGCGAGCATCTGCTGCGGGAGGCGGAGCTGTGGGCCGCGACCGCGGCCGTGCGCGATGCCGAATTCGCCTACCCCTACGAGCAGTTGGACCGGATCTGGAAGACGGTCCTGCTCCATCAGTTCCACGACATCCTGCCCGGCTCGTCCATCGCCTGGGTGCACCGGGAGGCGCGGGCCACCTACGCGGCGGTCGCCGACGAGCTGAACGGCATCATCGACGCGGCCCAGCGTGCGCTGGCGGGGGACGGCGGCACGGGAACCCTCGTCTTCAACTCCACCCCGCACACCCGCGACGGCGTCCCGGCGGGAGGCGCGCGCCCCGCCCTCGTCGACGGGCAGTCGTCGATCGCCTCGCGGGCAAACGGGGGTTACGTCCTGGACAACGGACTGCTGCGGGTCGAGATCGACGCCCGGGGTCTCATCGTCTCGGCGTACGACATCGCCGCCGACCGGGAGACCGTCGCACCCGGCCAGGTGGCGAACCTGCCGCAGATCCACGCCGACTTCCCGAACATGTGGGACGCGTGGGACGTCGACGAGTTCTACCGCAACACCGTCACCGATCTCACCGACGCGGATGAGGTCGTGCCGGGGGATGACGGCGCTTCGGTCCGTGTCGTGCGCGCCTTCGGGGACTCGAAGCTCACGCAGGTCCTGTCCCTGGCGCCCGGCGCCACGCGTCTGGACATCGACACCGAGGTCGACTGGCACGAGACGGAGAAGTTCCTGAAGCTGGCCTTTCCGCTGGACATCCACGCCGAGCGGTACGCGTCGGAGACCCAGTTCGGCCACTTCTACCGCGCCACGCACACCAACACGAGCTGGGAGGCCGCCAAGTTCGAGGCGTGCAACCACCGCTTCGTGCACATGGAGGAGCCGGGCTGGGGTGTCGCACTGGTCAACGACTCGACGTACGGGCATGACGTGACGCGGACGGTCCGGGAGCCGGACGCCGGGACGACCACGACCGTGCGTGTCTCGCTCCTTCGCGCCCCCCGTTTCCCCGACCCCGAGACGGACCAGGGCGTGCACCGGTTCCGGCATGCGCTGGTGCCGGGGGCGGCGATCGGCGACGCCGTGCGGGAGGGGTACCGGATCAACCTTCCGGAGCGCCGGATCGCCGGTGGCGCGGAGGTGGCCCCCTTGGTGACCGTCGACAACGACGCGGTCGTCGTCACCGCGGTCAAGCTGGCCGACGACGGCAGCGGTGACGTGGTGGTCCGTTTCCATGAATCGCGCGGCGGCCGGGCGCGGGCCACGCTGACGGCGGGCTTCGGCATCGGCTCGGTGACGGTGACGGACCTGCTGGAGCGTCCGCTGGCCGACGCCCCGTCCCCGGAGCGGGTGGGAGAGGGCGTCGCGGTGCGGCTGCGGCCGTTCGAGCTGGTGACGCTGCGGCTGACCAGGGCGTGA
- a CDS encoding helix-turn-helix domain-containing GNAT family N-acetyltransferase, whose translation MPQGQIEQVRRFNRTVTERVGVLHDRYLGRDRPIGEARLLWEIGAGGQDVRRLRERLGLDSGYVSRLLRSLEADGLVAVEPQPRDRRVRTVRLTEAGLAERALLDDSSDELAGAILEPLNADQRARLVAAMAEVDRLLTAGTVTLDVVDPDHPDARHCLLSYFAELRERFDTGFDPERSLLPDAGELRPPHGLFLVARTHGEPIGCAGLKLPPGAPAEIKRMWVAPHARGLGLARRFLADLEARAVRHGCEALRLDTNKALSAAIGLYRSFGFQEVAAFNDEPYAHHWFEKPLPVTGSSPGPRPAARPRATR comes from the coding sequence ATGCCCCAGGGGCAGATCGAACAGGTGCGTAGGTTCAATCGCACCGTCACCGAGCGTGTGGGCGTGCTGCACGACCGCTACCTGGGCCGCGACCGGCCCATCGGCGAGGCCCGGCTGCTCTGGGAGATCGGCGCGGGCGGCCAGGACGTACGGCGGCTGCGCGAGCGCCTCGGGCTCGACTCCGGGTACGTGAGCCGGCTGCTCCGCTCACTGGAGGCCGACGGGCTCGTGGCCGTGGAGCCGCAGCCCCGGGACAGGCGGGTGCGCACCGTCCGGCTCACCGAAGCGGGCCTCGCGGAGCGTGCCCTGCTCGACGACAGCAGCGACGAGCTTGCGGGCGCCATCCTGGAGCCGCTCAACGCCGATCAGCGCGCCCGGCTCGTGGCCGCCATGGCCGAGGTCGACCGCCTGCTCACCGCCGGCACGGTCACGCTCGACGTCGTCGACCCGGACCACCCGGACGCCCGGCACTGCCTGCTGTCCTACTTCGCCGAGCTGCGGGAGCGCTTCGACACGGGCTTCGACCCCGAGCGGAGCCTGCTGCCCGACGCCGGTGAACTCCGGCCGCCGCACGGCCTGTTCCTCGTTGCGCGGACGCATGGCGAGCCAATCGGCTGCGCCGGTCTGAAGCTGCCGCCCGGCGCCCCGGCCGAGATCAAACGCATGTGGGTCGCGCCGCACGCGCGGGGTCTCGGCCTCGCCCGCCGGTTCCTCGCCGACCTGGAGGCGCGGGCCGTCCGGCACGGCTGTGAAGCGCTGCGCCTGGACACCAACAAGGCACTCAGTGCCGCGATCGGCCTGTACCGTTCCTTCGGTTTCCAGGAGGTCGCCGCCTTCAATGACGAGCCGTACGCCCATCACTGGTTCGAGAAGCCCTTGCCGGTCACGGGCTCTTCTCCGGGCCCCAGGCCTGCGGCCCGGCCCCGCGCCACTCGATGA
- a CDS encoding amino acid permease encodes MTSLPPAPADSPPAPPGDRTAPHDSELRSGLKNRHLSMIAIGGVIGAGLFVGSASGIAAAGPGILLSYALVGTLVVMVMRMLGEMAAADPTSGSFSAYADRALGRWAGFSIGWLYWFFWVVVLAVEATAGAVILNGWIPAVPQWGWALIVMTVLTATNLASVASFGEFEFWFAGIKVVAIAAFIGVGALAIFDVLPGSDNAATGFGNLTSHGGFLPHGPSAILTGVLMVVFSFMGSEIVTLAAGESKDPQRAVAKATKSVIWRVGVFYLGSILVVVSLLPWNDPSIEKKGSYVAALDSIGIPHAGQVMNVIVLTAVLSCLNSGLYTASRMAFSLSRRGDAPKAFARTNGRGVPQAAILASVVFGFVAVGFNYLWPDTVFQFLLNSSGAVALFVWLVICFSQLRMRGIILRENPEKLIVRMWLFPYLTWVTIAMISFILVYMLTDDSPGGGRIQVLLSVLLAALVVGVSLVRERWRAQARRQRHH; translated from the coding sequence ATGACTTCACTTCCTCCTGCCCCCGCGGACTCTCCTCCCGCTCCCCCTGGGGACCGCACGGCTCCGCACGATTCGGAGCTGCGGTCCGGCCTCAAGAACCGCCATCTGTCCATGATCGCCATCGGCGGTGTCATCGGAGCGGGCCTGTTCGTGGGCTCCGCCTCCGGCATCGCCGCCGCGGGTCCCGGCATCCTGCTGTCGTACGCGCTGGTCGGCACCCTGGTCGTCATGGTGATGCGGATGCTCGGCGAGATGGCCGCCGCCGACCCGACATCGGGGTCCTTCTCGGCGTACGCGGACCGGGCGCTCGGCCGCTGGGCCGGCTTCTCCATCGGCTGGCTCTACTGGTTCTTCTGGGTCGTCGTGCTCGCGGTGGAGGCCACCGCAGGTGCCGTCATCCTCAACGGCTGGATACCGGCCGTACCGCAGTGGGGCTGGGCGCTCATCGTGATGACCGTGCTGACCGCCACCAACCTCGCATCGGTCGCCTCCTTCGGCGAGTTCGAGTTCTGGTTCGCGGGCATCAAGGTCGTCGCCATCGCCGCCTTCATCGGCGTCGGCGCCCTGGCGATCTTCGATGTGCTGCCCGGCTCGGACAACGCCGCCACCGGCTTCGGCAACCTCACCTCGCACGGCGGATTCCTGCCCCACGGCCCCAGCGCCATCCTCACCGGCGTACTGATGGTCGTCTTCTCCTTCATGGGCAGCGAGATCGTCACCCTCGCCGCCGGTGAGTCCAAGGACCCGCAGCGGGCCGTCGCCAAGGCCACCAAGAGCGTCATCTGGCGGGTCGGCGTCTTCTACCTGGGCTCGATCCTCGTCGTGGTCTCCCTGCTCCCCTGGAACGACCCCTCGATCGAGAAGAAGGGCTCGTACGTCGCGGCCCTCGACTCGATCGGCATTCCGCACGCCGGCCAGGTCATGAACGTCATCGTCCTGACCGCGGTGCTCTCCTGTCTGAACTCCGGGCTCTACACCGCGTCCCGCATGGCCTTCTCCCTCAGCCGGCGCGGCGACGCCCCGAAGGCCTTCGCCCGGACGAACGGGCGGGGCGTCCCGCAGGCCGCGATCCTGGCCTCCGTCGTCTTCGGCTTCGTCGCGGTCGGCTTCAACTACCTGTGGCCGGACACGGTGTTCCAGTTCCTGCTGAACTCCTCCGGCGCGGTCGCGCTCTTCGTCTGGCTGGTGATCTGCTTCTCGCAGCTGCGGATGCGCGGCATCATCCTGCGCGAGAACCCGGAGAAGCTCATCGTCCGGATGTGGCTCTTCCCGTATCTGACGTGGGTCACCATCGCGATGATCTCGTTCATCCTGGTCTACATGCTCACTGACGACAGTCCGGGCGGCGGTCGTATCCAGGTGCTGCTGTCCGTGCTCCTCGCGGCGCTGGTGGTCGGCGTCTCGCTGGTCCGCGAGCGGTGGCGTGCACAGGCACGCCGCCAGCGGCATCATTGA